The following are encoded together in the Bradymonas sediminis genome:
- a CDS encoding Flp family type IVb pilin has product MNNFKDMLVAFNNDEDGATSTEYIILLILIACFVIAIVKVFGTTISSKFSTANSAVKGKVTF; this is encoded by the coding sequence ATGAACAATTTCAAAGACATGTTGGTCGCGTTCAATAACGATGAAGACGGTGCCACCTCGACCGAGTACATCATCCTCCTCATCCTGATCGCCTGCTTCGTCATCGCGATCGTCAAAGTGTTCGGTACCACGATCAGCTCGAAATTCTCCACCGCCAACAGCGCGGTCAAAGGTAAGGTCACGTTCTAA